Proteins from a genomic interval of Streptomyces sp. Tu6071:
- a CDS encoding pyridoxal-phosphate dependent enzyme, with amino-acid sequence MKYDSILDTIGQTPLVRIDPAVHGLRSTELYAKLEFFNPFGSVKDRAAWGMARPALADAAERGAEVVELSSGNTAKALAVIASMHGLGFRSVTNRMKIPEVKELLLLLGAEIEELPGQSECLDPTDTEDPLTRFHRELSAPGGSFLHTDQYFNPANARAHEEGTGPEIIADLGGRAPDWFVAGVGTAGSSSGVARALRAADGDVRVLGLVAEKSDFVPGIRNLDEVQEVGLFDPATYDLIEAVGSLDAIDGMVELIRRCGILAGPTGGAAYHGAVRRLREVEASEPERRRTAVFVVCDRVESYLSYVRARRPELLGATASLATRTAASVGEEERAGVNRMPVAEAQKWLLHEQPLVVDLRGPHAYAAQHIEGSVNIADELFAELLRGGLPFSKSRPVLLACPVGEKSVGYAAVLTRMGHPDVRSLDGGVIAWRDAGAPLVRE; translated from the coding sequence ATGAAGTACGACAGCATCCTCGACACCATCGGGCAGACCCCCCTCGTACGGATCGACCCGGCGGTGCACGGACTGCGCTCCACCGAGCTGTACGCGAAGCTGGAGTTCTTCAATCCCTTCGGCTCCGTGAAGGACCGCGCGGCCTGGGGCATGGCGCGCCCCGCCCTCGCCGACGCCGCCGAGCGGGGCGCCGAGGTCGTCGAGCTGTCCAGCGGGAACACGGCGAAGGCGCTCGCCGTCATCGCCTCGATGCACGGACTCGGTTTCCGCAGCGTCACCAACCGCATGAAGATCCCCGAGGTGAAGGAGCTGCTGCTCCTGCTCGGGGCCGAGATCGAGGAGCTGCCGGGACAGAGCGAGTGCCTGGACCCGACGGACACGGAGGACCCGCTCACCCGCTTCCACCGCGAACTGAGCGCCCCCGGCGGCTCGTTCCTCCACACCGACCAGTACTTCAACCCGGCGAACGCGCGGGCGCACGAGGAGGGCACGGGGCCCGAGATCATCGCGGACCTCGGCGGCCGGGCACCCGACTGGTTCGTCGCGGGGGTCGGCACGGCGGGCTCGTCCTCCGGGGTCGCGCGGGCCCTGCGGGCCGCCGACGGGGACGTGCGGGTGCTCGGGCTCGTCGCGGAGAAGTCGGACTTCGTGCCGGGGATCAGGAACCTCGACGAGGTGCAGGAGGTCGGGCTCTTCGACCCGGCGACGTACGACCTCATCGAGGCGGTCGGCTCGCTCGACGCGATCGACGGGATGGTCGAGCTGATCCGGCGCTGCGGCATCCTCGCGGGCCCGACGGGCGGCGCGGCCTACCACGGAGCGGTACGGCGGCTGCGCGAGGTCGAGGCGAGCGAGCCGGAGCGGCGGCGCACGGCGGTCTTCGTGGTGTGCGACCGCGTCGAGAGCTATCTCAGCTACGTACGGGCCCGGCGCCCCGAACTCCTCGGCGCCACGGCCTCCCTGGCCACGCGCACGGCCGCCTCGGTCGGTGAGGAGGAGCGGGCGGGGGTGAACCGGATGCCGGTCGCCGAGGCGCAGAAGTGGCTCCTGCACGAGCAGCCGCTCGTGGTGGACCTGCGCGGGCCGCACGCGTACGCGGCGCAGCACATCGAGGGCTCGGTGAACATCGCGGACGAGCTCTTCGCCGAACTCCTGCGCGGCGGGCTGCCGTTCAGCAAGAGCCGCCCGGTGCTCCTCGCCTGTCCCGTCGGCGAGAAGTCGGTGGGGTACGCGGCGGTGCTGACCCGGATGGGGCACCCGGACGTGCGCAGCCTCGACGGCGGGGTCATCGCGTGGCGCGACGCGGGCGCGCCGCTGGTGCGGGAGTGA
- a CDS encoding aminotransferase class V-fold PLP-dependent enzyme, with the protein MTEDNDRWEELAAWQREIRAEFPILAAEPHLAYLDSAATAQKPRAVLDAVTAYLTTSNANAARGTYPWANRTTRMIEEVRERVKSFLGDPEPARSRVHFTSGTSEGLRTIARDWLPGYLRDGDEIVVPFADHEANTSPWLEARDLLAARGVRITVHEMPVQSGSGDYDLTALAALLTPRTRFLALTHVHHVYGADMNVHRVRELAGDDVVLCLDAAQSVGHLPISLAALDVDFLVFSGHKALALPGTGAVWSREVRGAPLVPGGWDGTPNTAGIASLGAALAWLEGAGLDRIERWTRGLAERLTDGLSALPAYEVLGCPLSLARGTRVQQRQSIVTFRHRDIESVDLGFILFSEGFMVRADGLCQASGGEKRSSVRVSLHVYNTFEEIDRLLVTLRGLTSS; encoded by the coding sequence ATGACCGAGGACAACGACCGCTGGGAGGAACTGGCAGCCTGGCAGCGGGAGATACGTGCCGAGTTCCCGATCCTCGCGGCGGAGCCGCACCTGGCGTACCTCGACAGCGCGGCGACCGCGCAGAAGCCGCGCGCGGTGCTCGACGCCGTCACGGCGTACCTCACCACGAGCAACGCCAACGCGGCGCGCGGCACGTACCCGTGGGCCAATCGCACGACGCGGATGATCGAGGAGGTCCGCGAGCGGGTGAAGTCCTTCCTGGGCGATCCCGAACCGGCGCGCTCGCGCGTGCACTTCACGAGCGGGACGAGCGAGGGGCTGCGGACGATCGCGCGGGACTGGCTGCCCGGGTACCTGCGCGACGGGGACGAGATCGTGGTGCCGTTCGCGGACCACGAGGCGAACACCTCGCCGTGGCTGGAGGCGCGCGACCTGCTCGCGGCGCGCGGGGTGCGGATCACGGTGCACGAGATGCCGGTGCAGAGCGGCTCGGGCGACTACGACCTGACGGCGCTCGCCGCGCTGCTCACCCCGCGCACGCGGTTCCTCGCGCTGACCCACGTCCACCACGTCTACGGCGCGGACATGAACGTGCACCGGGTGCGCGAGCTGGCCGGGGACGACGTGGTGCTGTGTCTCGACGCGGCGCAGAGCGTGGGGCACCTGCCGATCTCGCTGGCCGCGCTCGACGTGGACTTCCTCGTCTTCTCGGGGCACAAGGCGCTCGCGCTGCCGGGCACGGGCGCGGTGTGGTCGCGGGAGGTGCGCGGGGCACCGCTGGTGCCGGGCGGCTGGGACGGGACGCCGAACACGGCGGGGATCGCGAGTCTCGGCGCGGCGCTCGCGTGGCTGGAGGGCGCCGGTCTCGACCGGATCGAGCGCTGGACGCGGGGGCTGGCGGAGCGGCTCACCGACGGGCTGAGCGCGCTGCCCGCGTACGAGGTGCTCGGCTGCCCGCTGAGTCTCGCGCGGGGGACGCGCGTGCAGCAGCGGCAGAGCATCGTCACGTTCCGCCATCGGGACATCGAGTCGGTCGATCTCGGATTCATCCTGTTCAGTGAAGGATTCATGGTCAGGGCTGACGGCCTGTGTCAGGCGAGTGGTGGGGAAAAGCGCAGCTCAGTGCGGGTCAGTCTGCACGTGTACAACACCTTTGAGGAGATCGATCGGCTCCTGGTGACGCTGCGCGGCTTGACGTCGAGCTGA
- a CDS encoding NADPH:quinone oxidoreductase family protein yields MRAWQVAETGEPERVMRLAETERPEPGPGQLLVEVLAANVNFPDALLCRGQYQIRPPLPFTPGVELCGRTGDGRRLIGTPVLPHGGFAEYALLEEAASLPAPDALDDAEAAALHIGYQTGWFGLHRRARIAAGETLLVHAAAGGVGSAAVQLGKAAGARVIGVVGGPEKARVARALGCDLVLDRHADDIVASVKEFTGGRGADVVYDPVGGDSYAKSAKCVAFEGRIVVVGFTSGTIPAPALNHAMVKNYAILGLHWGLYAKYAPRTIAECHRELTRLAAEGTIKPLVSERVPLEGAASAVRRVAEGRSTGRICVLP; encoded by the coding sequence ATGCGGGCATGGCAGGTGGCGGAGACCGGCGAACCCGAGCGGGTGATGAGGCTCGCCGAGACCGAGAGGCCCGAGCCGGGCCCGGGGCAGCTCCTCGTCGAGGTGCTCGCGGCGAACGTCAACTTCCCCGACGCGCTGCTGTGCCGGGGCCAGTACCAGATCAGGCCGCCGCTGCCCTTCACGCCGGGCGTCGAGCTGTGCGGGCGCACCGGGGACGGGCGCCGCCTCATCGGCACCCCGGTCCTGCCGCACGGCGGCTTCGCCGAGTACGCGCTCCTGGAGGAGGCGGCGAGCCTGCCCGCGCCCGACGCCCTCGACGACGCCGAGGCGGCGGCGCTGCACATCGGCTACCAGACCGGCTGGTTCGGGCTCCACCGCAGGGCCCGTATCGCGGCCGGCGAGACGCTGCTCGTGCACGCGGCGGCGGGTGGCGTCGGCAGCGCGGCCGTCCAGCTCGGCAAGGCGGCGGGGGCGCGTGTCATCGGTGTCGTCGGCGGCCCCGAGAAGGCCCGGGTGGCCCGCGCGCTCGGCTGCGACCTCGTGCTCGACCGGCACGCGGACGACATCGTCGCCTCGGTCAAGGAGTTCACGGGCGGCCGGGGCGCCGACGTCGTCTACGACCCGGTGGGCGGCGACTCGTACGCCAAGTCCGCCAAGTGCGTCGCCTTCGAGGGCCGCATCGTCGTCGTCGGCTTCACGAGCGGCACCATTCCCGCGCCCGCGCTCAACCACGCGATGGTGAAGAACTACGCGATCCTCGGCCTGCACTGGGGGCTGTACGCGAAGTACGCGCCGCGGACGATCGCCGAGTGCCACCGCGAGCTGACCCGCCTCGCGGCCGAGGGCACCATCAAACCCCTCGTCTCGGAGCGCGTCCCGCTGGAGGGCGCGGCCTCGGCGGTGCGGCGCGTGGCGGAGGGCCGCTCGACGGGCCGGATCTGCGTGCTTCCCTAG
- a CDS encoding helix-turn-helix domain-containing protein, whose product MSTGRAGAGGPEDAGSAAEALAGAGDEASEQILAGVGERLRGLRKERGMTLAALSTSTGISVSTLSRLESGLRRPTLELLLPLARAHRVALDELVGTRPVADPRVRAEPIVRHHRRMYPLSRHPGGVQAYRMVIEGGSRDPEPRTHEGYEWMYVLHGRLRVVLGEHDLVLEPGEAAEFDTRVPHWFGLLDEGPVELLVLFGPQGERMHVRARPKRKKTD is encoded by the coding sequence GTGAGCACGGGGCGGGCGGGAGCGGGAGGCCCGGAGGATGCCGGGTCCGCCGCCGAAGCTCTCGCCGGGGCCGGTGACGAGGCGTCCGAGCAGATCCTCGCCGGGGTGGGCGAGCGGCTGCGCGGGCTGCGCAAGGAGCGCGGCATGACCCTCGCGGCGCTCTCCACGAGCACGGGCATCTCCGTCTCCACGCTCTCGCGCCTCGAATCCGGGCTGCGCCGCCCGACCCTCGAACTGCTCCTCCCGCTCGCCCGCGCCCACCGGGTCGCGCTCGACGAACTCGTCGGCACCCGCCCGGTCGCCGACCCCCGCGTGCGCGCCGAGCCGATCGTGCGGCACCACCGCCGCATGTACCCGCTCAGCCGCCATCCCGGCGGCGTGCAGGCGTACCGGATGGTCATCGAGGGCGGCTCGCGCGATCCCGAGCCGCGCACGCACGAGGGCTACGAGTGGATGTACGTCCTGCACGGCAGGCTGCGTGTCGTCCTCGGCGAGCACGACCTCGTCCTCGAACCGGGCGAGGCCGCTGAGTTCGACACGCGCGTCCCGCACTGGTTCGGGCTGCTCGACGAAGGCCCCGTCGAACTCCTCGTGCTCTTCGGGCCGCAGGGGGAGCGGATGCACGTGCGGGCGCGGCCGAAGCGGAAGAAGACGGACTGA
- a CDS encoding class I SAM-dependent methyltransferase, giving the protein MGLSLPTAERWVDRWERQQQRYAVDREERFTVVTDVVEHVTEGQARPYVVDLGCGPGSLPARLGARLPHARIVAVDMDPLLLELARTRHPRAARYVQAVIGEEGWIGRLGLSGPVDAVVSTTALHYLPEEDLRRAYADLTRVLRPGGVLVNADHLGCGSAALAGIAEHVGARRARRAGALDSEDWESWWAAAADDPELGELCARREPSRFGGTSGLSLGTHVELLRAAGFAHAGPVWQVGTSHVLVAVLPESPGNSAPHAGAGAREFCTLHNAE; this is encoded by the coding sequence ATGGGGCTCTCTCTGCCCACGGCCGAGCGGTGGGTGGACCGCTGGGAACGGCAGCAGCAGCGGTACGCGGTCGACCGCGAGGAACGCTTCACGGTCGTCACGGACGTCGTGGAGCACGTGACGGAGGGCCAGGCGCGCCCCTACGTGGTCGATCTGGGCTGCGGTCCGGGCTCGCTGCCCGCCCGGCTCGGCGCGCGCCTGCCGCACGCCCGGATCGTGGCGGTGGACATGGACCCCCTGCTGCTGGAACTCGCCCGCACCCGCCACCCCCGCGCGGCGCGGTACGTCCAGGCGGTCATCGGCGAGGAGGGGTGGATCGGGCGGCTCGGACTGAGCGGCCCGGTGGACGCCGTGGTGTCCACGACGGCGCTGCACTACCTGCCGGAGGAGGACCTGCGGCGCGCCTACGCGGACCTGACGCGGGTGCTGCGCCCCGGCGGCGTGCTGGTCAACGCCGACCATCTCGGCTGCGGTTCCGCCGCACTCGCCGGGATCGCCGAGCACGTGGGCGCGCGGCGGGCCCGGCGGGCGGGGGCGCTGGACAGCGAGGACTGGGAGAGCTGGTGGGCGGCGGCGGCCGACGATCCCGAGCTGGGCGAGCTGTGCGCGCGTCGCGAGCCGAGCCGGTTCGGCGGGACGAGCGGGCTGAGCCTCGGCACGCACGTCGAGCTGCTGCGCGCGGCGGGGTTCGCGCACGCGGGCCCCGTGTGGCAGGTGGGGACAAGTCATGTGCTGGTGGCGGTGCTTCCGGAAAGCCCGGGAAATAGCGCGCCGCACGCGGGCGCGGGAGCCAGGGAATTCTGCACTCTGCACAATGCAGAATGA